Proteins encoded within one genomic window of Fibrobacter sp. UWB16:
- a CDS encoding single-stranded DNA-binding protein — MAYLNKVMLIGNIGKDPEVRVNPNGGRKRVSFSLATSRRYRDNNGEQKEQTDWHNIIGWGKIADIVEQLGIRKGMSLYVEGSLTNRSWTDQTSGQKRYVTEINMDTFQLLTPRGQGGAPAAGGFSQANSYQSNSFNGMQQNSAPAYDAGMAEEDVDLPF, encoded by the coding sequence ATGGCTTATTTGAATAAGGTTATGCTCATCGGTAATATCGGTAAGGATCCGGAAGTACGCGTTAATCCCAACGGCGGTCGCAAGCGCGTTTCTTTCTCCCTCGCCACTTCTCGTCGCTATCGTGACAACAACGGCGAACAGAAGGAACAGACCGACTGGCACAACATCATTGGCTGGGGCAAAATCGCAGATATCGTTGAACAGCTTGGCATTCGCAAGGGCATGAGCCTCTATGTTGAAGGTTCCCTCACCAACCGCAGCTGGACAGACCAGACAAGCGGCCAGAAGCGCTACGTCACCGAAATCAACATGGACACGTTCCAGCTCCTCACTCCGCGTGGCCAGGGTGGCGCACCGGCAGCAGGTGGTTTCAGCCAGGCTAACAGCTACCAGTCCAACAGCTTTAACGGCATGCAGCAGAATAGTGCTCCGGCCTATGATGCAGGCATGGCAGAAGAAGACGTCGATCTTCCGTTCTAA